The genomic region TGGCCGCCAGCCTGTCCTGCACGGTGCCCGGGGCGCGCGGCGCTCCCCGGCGGTCCGACGTCGACGCCGCTCTCCCCCCGCTGCCGGCCACGTCCTGAGCAGCCCCGCGATCGCACCACGGCACTCCCACCGCACCCCACCTTGGAGGACGCAATGAGACGCACTCTCGCCCTTGCCGCCGGCGCCAGCCTGTTGGTGCTGAGCGCCTGTGACAGCAGCTCCCCGGCCGAATCGGGTTCGGCATCGGACGACGGCAGCAGCAACGCCAGCTCGCTGCCCGAGCCCAGCATGCAGCCCGAGGGTTGCGAGACCACCGACGAGCTGGAGATCGGCCTGGTGACGATCAACCTCCAGGCGCTGTTCTTCAACCAGATCAACGAGGCCGCCCAGGCGATGGCCGACGAGTACGGCGTCGACCTGCAGATCATCAGTGGCGAGAACGACTCGGTGACCCAGGCCAACGCGATCAACACCCTCGTCGCCGACGGCGTCGACGCGATCATCGTGGCCGCCATCGACACCGAGGGCATCAAGCCCGCCATCCGCGCGGCCGACGAAGCGGGTGTGCCGGTCGTCGCGGTCGATGCGATCGTCGAGGACCCGGCGGTCGACACCCAGGTCGGGACGGCGAACGCCGAGGGCGGCGCGCAGATCGGCGAGCTGTTGCTGGAGGAGTCCGGCGGCGAGGGCGAGGTCGGCATCGTCGGGGCGCTCAACAGCACGATCCAGCTCGAGCGCCAGCGCGGGTTCGAGGAGGCGGTCACCGAGGGTGGCATGACCATCGGCACCGTGGTCGACGGCCGCAACATCCAGGAGAACGCGCAGACGGCGGCCGAGAACCTGCTCACCGGCAACCCCGATCTGCAGTACCTGTACGCGACCGGGGAGCCGGCACTCATCGGGCTGGCCGCGGCCGTGCGGAGCCAGGCGGCGCAGGACCGCGTCACCGTCGTCGGGTGGGACCTCGCCGAGCCCGTGGTCGACGGCCTGGAGGAGGGCTGGATCGCCGGTGTCGTGCAGCAGAACACCTTCGAGTTCGGCTACCAGGCGATGGCGGCGGCGATCGACCTGGCCTGCGGCAATCCGGTGCAGGAGGAGTACCCGGTGGACACGCAGATCGTCACGCCGGAGAACTACGAGGACTACCTCTACTACCTGGAGGGCTGAGGCATGACTGACGAGACCGGGGACCTCCTCGTCGAGCTCAGGGGGATCACCAAGTCCTACGGACCGGTGCAGTCGCTCCGGGGCGTCGACCTGACCCTGCGGCGCGGGGAGGTCCTCGGCCTCGTCGGCGACAACGGCGCCGGGAAGTCCACGCTGATGAAGGTCCTGGCCGGCGCCGTGCAGCACGACGGCGGAGAGATCCGGGTACACGGCCGCCCGGTGAGCTTCGCCAGCCCGGCGGACGCACAGGGCGAGAAGATCGGCATCGTCTACCAGGACCTCGCGCTGTGCGACACGCTCGACGTGGCCAGCAACCTGTTCCTGGGCCGGGAGCCGCACCGCGGGCCGTTCGTGGACAAGCGGAAGATGCACGAGCAGGCGGCCCAGATCCTCGCCGACCTGCACGTGAAGGTCTCCTCCACCCACCAGGAGATCGGCACCCTCTCCGGGGGGCAGCGGCAGACCGTCGCCATCGCCCGGGCGGTCTCCTTCGCCCCGGACGTCCTCATCCTCGACGAGCCGACCGCCGCGCTGGCCGTCGCCGAGGTGGAGTCGGTGCTGCGGCTGATCACCGACGTCGCATCCCGCGGGGTCGGCGTCATCCTCATCACCCACCGGTTGCAGGACCTGTTCCGCGTCTGCGACCGGATCACCGTCATGTATGAGGGCGAGAGCGTGGACGACGTCCCGATCGGCGAGCTCGACATCGAGAAGCTCGTCGCCCTCATCACCCGTAGCGAGCCGCAGCAGGGAGTGGCCTGATGACCGCGACCACCCTTCCCGGAGAGGCCGACACCGCCAGCCGCCGATTGGCCCGACCGCAGTCGTGGTGGCAACGGGCGAACAAGGCCACGCTGATCATGGCCGTGGTGACGCTGGCCGTCTGCGCGTTCTTCGCGCTGTCGTCGGACACCTTCCTGACCTTCGCCAACATCTCCAACCTGGCCACCCAGGTCGCCCCGGTGCTCATCGTCGCCGTGGCCATGACCTTCGTGATCACGGCCGGCCAGATCGACCTGTCGGTCGGCTCGATCATCGCCTTCGTCTCGGCGGTCTGCGCGCAGCTCCTGGTCGCCGGCTGGGACTCCTCGCTGGTCCTCATCGCCGGACTGCTCATGGGCGCCGGCTGGGGGCTGGTCAACGGCTGGTTCACCGCCTACGCCGGCATCCCGGCGTTCATCGTCACGCTGGCCACCCTCTCGGTGATCCGCGGCATCGCGCTCCTCACCACGCAGGGCTTCTCCGTGCCGATCGATTCCAGCACCTTCTTCGCGCAGCTCGGCAGCGCCCGGTGGCTGGGCTTCTCCAGCAGTGCCTGGATCGCCGTGCTGATCGTCGCGCTGGGCCTGGTGACGCTGCATCGGCTCCGGTTCGGGCAGTACGTCGTCGGCATCGGAGCTGCCGAGGAGTCCGTCCGCCGGGCCGGGGTCAACGTCCGCCGGGTGAAGATGTGGACTCTCATGCTCAGTGGCCTGGCCGCTGGTATCGCGGGCATCCTGGTCGCGGCCCGGCTGGGCTCCGGCTCGGCGAACTCCGCACAAGGTTTCGAGCTGACCGTGATCGCCGCGGTGGTCCTGGGCGGAACCAGTCTGTTCGGCGGGCGCGGCACGGTGGTCGGCACCCTGATCGGCGCCGTGCTGATCACGGTGATCGCCAACGGCCTGACGCTGATCGGCGTGAGTCCCTTCCTGACCCCGATCATCACCGGCACGGTCCTGCTGCTCGTCATCTGGGTGAACCTGCGCAGCGTCGGCATCGCCCACGCGCTGCGGAGACTCGGCGTCCGCTCATGACGAC from Blastococcus colisei harbors:
- a CDS encoding ABC transporter permease; translation: MTATTLPGEADTASRRLARPQSWWQRANKATLIMAVVTLAVCAFFALSSDTFLTFANISNLATQVAPVLIVAVAMTFVITAGQIDLSVGSIIAFVSAVCAQLLVAGWDSSLVLIAGLLMGAGWGLVNGWFTAYAGIPAFIVTLATLSVIRGIALLTTQGFSVPIDSSTFFAQLGSARWLGFSSSAWIAVLIVALGLVTLHRLRFGQYVVGIGAAEESVRRAGVNVRRVKMWTLMLSGLAAGIAGILVAARLGSGSANSAQGFELTVIAAVVLGGTSLFGGRGTVVGTLIGAVLITVIANGLTLIGVSPFLTPIITGTVLLLVIWVNLRSVGIAHALRRLGVRS
- a CDS encoding ATP-binding cassette domain-containing protein, with the translated sequence MTDETGDLLVELRGITKSYGPVQSLRGVDLTLRRGEVLGLVGDNGAGKSTLMKVLAGAVQHDGGEIRVHGRPVSFASPADAQGEKIGIVYQDLALCDTLDVASNLFLGREPHRGPFVDKRKMHEQAAQILADLHVKVSSTHQEIGTLSGGQRQTVAIARAVSFAPDVLILDEPTAALAVAEVESVLRLITDVASRGVGVILITHRLQDLFRVCDRITVMYEGESVDDVPIGELDIEKLVALITRSEPQQGVA
- a CDS encoding substrate-binding domain-containing protein produces the protein MRRTLALAAGASLLVLSACDSSSPAESGSASDDGSSNASSLPEPSMQPEGCETTDELEIGLVTINLQALFFNQINEAAQAMADEYGVDLQIISGENDSVTQANAINTLVADGVDAIIVAAIDTEGIKPAIRAADEAGVPVVAVDAIVEDPAVDTQVGTANAEGGAQIGELLLEESGGEGEVGIVGALNSTIQLERQRGFEEAVTEGGMTIGTVVDGRNIQENAQTAAENLLTGNPDLQYLYATGEPALIGLAAAVRSQAAQDRVTVVGWDLAEPVVDGLEEGWIAGVVQQNTFEFGYQAMAAAIDLACGNPVQEEYPVDTQIVTPENYEDYLYYLEG